From the Leptotrichia sp. oral taxon 221 genome, one window contains:
- a CDS encoding SDR family NAD(P)-dependent oxidoreductase — translation MSRNVFITGASSGIGKAIAYTFGKNGDDLILCARRIEKLQEIKADIERKYGVNVHIFELDVTKYEKVAKTVKKILEKVSRIDILVNNAGLALGLDKFQDYSITDMEIMIDTNVKGLLYVSREIIPNMVENNTGHIINMGSTAGIYAYAGAAVYCATKAAVRFLSDGIRIDTIDKNIKVSTLQPGIVETDFSEVRFHGDRKRAKGIYLGIEALKPEDIADIALYVANQPKHVQITDVTIMATQQATGFMVHKK, via the coding sequence ATGTCAAGAAATGTATTTATAACTGGAGCGTCAAGTGGAATTGGAAAGGCGATTGCATATACATTTGGAAAAAATGGTGATGATTTGATTTTATGTGCAAGAAGAATTGAGAAATTACAGGAAATTAAAGCTGATATTGAGAGAAAATACGGAGTAAATGTACATATTTTTGAGTTGGATGTAACGAAATATGAAAAAGTTGCAAAAACTGTGAAAAAAATATTGGAAAAAGTTTCGAGAATTGATATTTTGGTAAATAATGCGGGATTGGCTTTGGGACTTGATAAATTTCAAGATTATAGCATTACGGATATGGAAATAATGATAGACACTAATGTGAAAGGTCTTTTGTATGTAAGTCGTGAAATTATACCAAATATGGTGGAAAATAATACAGGGCACATAATTAATATGGGTTCAACTGCTGGAATTTACGCTTATGCAGGTGCAGCGGTTTATTGTGCGACAAAAGCAGCAGTAAGATTTTTAAGCGATGGAATTAGAATTGACACAATTGATAAAAATATTAAGGTTAGCACATTACAGCCAGGAATTGTTGAGACAGATTTTAGTGAAGTCAGATTTCATGGGGATAGAAAGAGAGCGAAAGGAATTTATTTGGGAATTGAAGCATTAAAGCCAGAAGATATCGCAGACATTGCGTTATACGTTGCAAATCAGCCAAAGCACGTTCAAATTACAGATGTAACAATAATGGCTACACAACAAGCGACAGGATTTATGGTTCATAAAAAATAA
- a CDS encoding DUF441 domain-containing protein: protein MESWLFLALILFVGFITKNQSIVIATIFVMILKFLPHTDKLMAQFRTKGINWGVLVITIAILIPIATSEIGFKHLINAFHSPIGWVAIVSGITVSLLSARGVNLLHGQPEITVALVIGTIMGVVFFKGVAAGPVIASGITYCILQIIKMFHS, encoded by the coding sequence ATGGAAAGCTGGTTATTTTTAGCCTTAATTTTATTCGTTGGATTTATCACAAAAAATCAATCAATTGTAATTGCTACAATATTCGTTATGATTTTAAAATTTTTACCTCATACCGACAAATTAATGGCACAATTTCGTACGAAAGGGATAAATTGGGGAGTTTTAGTTATTACAATCGCTATTTTAATTCCTATCGCTACAAGTGAAATTGGCTTCAAGCACTTGATAAATGCCTTCCATTCACCAATTGGATGGGTCGCAATCGTTAGTGGAATCACTGTTTCTTTGCTTTCGGCAAGAGGTGTCAACTTACTTCACGGACAACCAGAAATTACAGTTGCTTTGGTTATTGGAACTATAATGGGAGTTGTTTTCTTTAAAGGAGTTGCTGCAGGGCCTGTTATTGCTAGTGGTATTACTTATTGTATTTTGCAGATAATAAAAATGTTCCATTCATAA